The Candidatus Eremiobacterota bacterium genome has a segment encoding these proteins:
- a CDS encoding type IV pilus twitching motility protein PilT has translation MQNISPDERLLLELLKRVVQQNATDLHLSGGSPPILRIMGELVPLTPLGPISPEKIQKMIFSIMSGYQNEDFINKKELDFSYEGKGLGRFRINVMFERNSIGAVFRRIPDDPYSIDQLGVPKVMKKLCEKRTGLILVTGPSGSGKSTTLAACIDYINTNTNCHIVTIEDPIEYVHKNKKALIRQREVGLHTTSFASALRHCLRQDPDVILVGEMRDLETMFTTLSAAETGHLVFSTLHTSGAVECINRVVDVFPADQQTQVRIQLATSLEGVLSQTLIPKAKGHGMVLCVEVMVATPAVRNIIREGRLHTLRNCIETGSEYGMQTFEVSLRDLYLKGLVTYEMALSRALDVEAFKKLTGMGMV, from the coding sequence ATTCAGAACATTTCTCCTGACGAACGATTATTGCTTGAGCTCCTCAAAAGAGTCGTGCAGCAGAATGCCACGGATTTGCACCTGTCAGGCGGCTCCCCTCCCATTCTGAGAATCATGGGCGAGCTCGTGCCCCTCACTCCCCTTGGCCCTATAAGCCCTGAAAAGATTCAGAAGATGATTTTCTCCATCATGTCCGGCTACCAGAACGAGGATTTCATCAACAAGAAGGAGCTTGATTTCTCCTATGAAGGCAAGGGACTGGGACGTTTCAGGATAAATGTCATGTTCGAGCGGAACTCCATAGGAGCTGTATTCAGGCGCATTCCCGACGATCCCTATTCAATCGACCAGCTCGGTGTTCCCAAGGTGATGAAAAAGCTCTGTGAAAAGAGAACAGGCCTTATTCTCGTCACCGGTCCTTCGGGGAGCGGGAAGTCCACCACGCTTGCCGCCTGCATCGATTACATCAATACCAACACCAATTGCCACATAGTGACTATTGAAGATCCCATAGAATACGTCCACAAAAACAAGAAAGCCCTCATACGCCAGAGAGAGGTGGGCCTTCACACGACATCATTCGCCTCGGCCCTGAGGCATTGCCTCAGGCAGGATCCCGATGTGATTCTCGTAGGCGAGATGCGTGATCTGGAGACCATGTTCACTACTCTATCAGCTGCAGAGACGGGACACCTTGTCTTCTCGACGCTTCACACGTCAGGTGCGGTTGAATGTATAAACCGCGTCGTTGATGTGTTCCCTGCCGATCAGCAGACCCAGGTGCGCATACAGCTTGCCACGAGCCTTGAGGGAGTGCTCTCGCAGACTCTCATTCCGAAGGCGAAAGGCCACGGAATGGTGCTCTGCGTTGAGGTGATGGTGGCCACGCCTGCAGTAAGAAATATCATCAGGGAGGGCAGGCTTCACACCCTCAGAAACTGCATTGAGACAGGGTCGGAATACGGCATGCAGACCTTTGAGGTCTCTCTCAGGGACCTCTATCTCAAAGGCCTCGTGACCTATGAAATGGCCCTCTCGAGGGCCCTTGACGTTGAAGCTTTCAAAAAGCTGACCGGAATGGGCATGGTCTGA
- a CDS encoding class II aldolase/adducin family protein yields the protein MNPPESFSSSYLAELIAARLSELLQKPGVQIPDEASRHEIIHSVASAVAAALCEEEEKAAIVKICRRLHHMGYFAGTSGNVSVRLPGGDILVTPSGVNKSSLASSDIVRLSPGGAVCEGTGKPSSETRMHLFSYERRPDVHAIVHAHPPFATGFAAARVALDRPVLPEAILILGSIPLVEYGTPSTWELPESLAPYVANHNAFLLANHGALTFGDDVHQASHRMETLELFANVILVARLLGGEKLLSAGELERLARIR from the coding sequence ATGAACCCCCCCGAATCTTTTTCCTCTTCATACCTGGCGGAGCTTATTGCAGCGCGCCTCTCAGAGCTTCTGCAAAAGCCGGGCGTCCAGATCCCTGATGAGGCCTCCCGGCATGAGATAATTCATTCTGTCGCCTCAGCAGTGGCAGCAGCCCTCTGCGAAGAGGAGGAGAAGGCTGCCATTGTGAAAATCTGCCGCCGTCTCCATCACATGGGATATTTTGCCGGGACTTCAGGAAATGTGAGCGTCCGGCTCCCCGGCGGTGATATACTCGTGACGCCCTCAGGCGTCAACAAGAGCTCCCTGGCAAGCAGCGACATCGTGAGGCTGAGCCCCGGCGGTGCGGTGTGTGAGGGCACAGGAAAGCCATCATCTGAGACAAGGATGCACCTTTTCAGCTATGAGAGAAGACCAGATGTGCATGCCATAGTCCATGCCCATCCTCCCTTTGCCACAGGCTTCGCCGCCGCAAGAGTGGCCCTTGACAGGCCCGTGCTCCCTGAGGCAATCCTTATACTGGGGAGCATACCGCTGGTGGAATATGGAACTCCCTCCACATGGGAGCTTCCTGAATCCCTTGCTCCCTATGTGGCCAATCATAATGCCTTCCTTCTGGCCAATCATGGCGCTCTCACCTTCGGTGATGACGTGCACCAGGCCTCGCACAGAATGGAAACGCTGGAGCTTTTTGCCAACGTGATTCTTGTGGCCCGTCTTCTCGGGGGGGAGAAGCTTCTCAGTGCCGGTGAGCTGGAGAGGCTTGCCAGGATCCGCTAG